TTGGTCCGAATATACGTATTAATGCTGTAGGACCTGGAGCGATTCGTACCGCAGCATTAGAAAAAGTACTGAAGCCTGAGATTGAAAAAACAATGCTCTCCCATACACCATTACAACGATTAGGTGAACCGGAAGATATTGCGAGAGCTGTGCTATTCTTTGCCTCACCTATTTCATCATGGATTTCTGGACAAACCTTATTTGTAAATGGTGGTGGTGTACAAACACTTGATTAAAGAGTGGCTGTCTAAAACCTAAAACTCTTATAATTTTAATATAAGGTGCAATCTGTATTTGGATGTATAACAACAAGCCTAAAGCTGCTACACAGGTCTCAATTCCCCCCCATTTAACATAATGGATATTATACGAAGTACACTTGTATATGAATATAAATATCAAATACTTAATAAAACCAGAAAAATCTAAAAATGCCCAAAAAGCCGACTTTGAAACAAGTCGGCTTTTTTATGAGCAGTTTTGATACTTCTTGCCAATAATTTTGACTAAAAATTACACGAATCTGGTTGAGTGATACAATTTTGTGATACATTATTGTATATACAAATTTGAATGTTTTTTATGGAACAGTATTTTGAATGGGATGAGGCTAAGAATCGAAAGAATCAGAAAAAGCATGATATCTCTTTCGAAACTGCAAGCCTTGTTTTTGAAGATCCATTACGGATCTCAATCCAAGACAGACATACCAATGGTGAAGAACGTTGGCAAACCATTGGACGAGTTAAAGGCGTACTAATGTTATTGGTGGCTCACACCATTTTTGATGAAGATGACTGTGAAATCATCCGAATCATTAGTGCAAGGCAAGTCACTAAAGCGGAGCGAAACAAATATGAGCATGGTTAGATACTCACGCAAAGAGCTAAATGAGAAATTTGGTGAGAAGCAAGATGCTGAAATTCAACGCTTGCTTGCTAAAGGCACGGTTCCTGATGATCAGCTAGATCTATCAGATATTCCTGAAATTACAGACTGGAGCAATGCTGTACGCCAAAATCAATTTTACCGCCCAGTAAAGCAACAAACTTCAATTCGGTTAGATGCTGATGTACTTGCTTGGTTCAAAGCACAAGGCAAAGGTTATCAAACACGTATGAATGAAATTTTACGAGATGCTATGCTAAAAGAATTAAAAAATCATCAATAAAAATGGTAGCTTAGGCTCCCATTTTTGACTTCATTTTTAGGGGGGGATTACCATTCAAAAATTTAAATAGTAGATTTTATAAATTTTCAAGTGTTATATTATAACATAACATTAAATTTGGTTGTTTTATGCTAAATAAAAGTAAACTATTTTTAGCTTTAATTACTTTAGGGGCCTCGAAAATTTTATTGGCAGCTGAAGGGCCTGTTACTACCTTAAATACAATAGTATTAACTGCACAATCTGATGAGTTAGGGTCTGAGCTGTTAGGCAAAAGTCTAAATGTTAGTAATCAGTTTATTGATACTAGTAAACTTAAACAGCGTTCGACAACTCTAGGGGATGCCTTGGGTACGGAATTAGGAATTCATTCTAATCAATATGGAGGTGGAGCATCTGCTCCTATTATTCGTGGGCAGGAAGGAAAACGTATTAAAGTTTTACAGAATAATGCTGACGTGTTGGATATGTCTAATATGTCTCCAGATCACGCTGTCACAGTTGAACCAAGTTTAGCTAAGTCTATTGAAATTATACGTGGTGCAAGTACCCTTTTGTATAGTTCAAATAGTGCGGCAGGGGTAGTCAATGTCATTGACTATAAAATTCCAACCCAAATGCCTCAAGACGGATTAGAGGGTAACACTACATTACGTTTTAATACTGGCAGTAATGAGAAGTTGACCACAGCAGGTGTAACAGTTGGCTTAAGCCCACGTGTAGCTTTACGGGCAGAAGGGTTATATCGTAATGCTGGTAACTATAAAACTCCTCATTACCAGTCTAGCTCTTATAATTCTTTAGAAGATCTTGAAAACCAAAACATTGTTTATAAAAATTTAAAATACTTACCAGAAAGCTGGGCAGAGTCAAGATTAGGTACGCTCGGATTATCCTGGATAGACGATAATACTTATTTAGGAGTTTCTTATACACATCGTCATGATGAATATGGTTTACCAGCCCATAGCCATTTATATGAAGGTTGTGGTGCCTCTGCAATCAGTATCAATACAAGAATTAGTGGATTAAAAAATTATCTTTTATATTATCCTCAATTGATGGAAGAGCAAGATATTAATTATGTAAATCCACGTCCTGATTGTCATCAGCATAATCATATTCATGAAACTACTTTCTCTCATAATGCTCCTTATATTGACTTAAATACTCGACGTTATGATATGCGTGGAGAATTCACTCAACCATTTACCGGTATTGACAAAATTCGTACCTCATTGAGTTATATAGATTATTTTCACAATGAACTCGAGGGAGATAAGATTACTAACTTTTTTAAAAATACAGGAAAAGTAGGCCGCATAGAGTTATCACATCAGCCATTAGGGGAATTAACTGGTATATTGGGGCTACAATATTTGGAACAGGATAATAGTGCTTTATCACCAGTCCATTCTCAAGAAGGCCATACCACCTATCTAGATACTCAGCAGCTATTAAATCGAAATGTCACTAAAAACTTTAGTGTATTTGGCCTAGAAAAATATAACTGGAACGACTTTACTTTCGAACTAGGTGCTCGTATAGAAAAGCAGAAAGTTAGTATGGATTATGATATAGAAAAAATTAAAGATTCAATGAAACCTTGGCCTAATAAATATAACAGTCCTTATGTAGAAAAAAATAATAAAATCAGGGCTCAAAATTTAAAATCTATTTTAGAAGCTGTTCAACCTAACAAAGAAACAGCTTTTTCTTATGCAGGTACAGTCCACTGGAGATTTGCTCCAAATTATATCTTATCATTAACAGGTACACATCAAGAAAGATTACCTAATGCACAAGAAATGTATACTCATGGTATGCATCTCGCTACTAATTCTTTTGAAATAGGTAACCGCTTTCTAAGAAAAGAGAAATCCAATAATTTAGAAATCAGTCTGGCCTATAAGGATGATTTACTTGATTATCAAATCAGTACTTACTATTATGATTTTGATAACTATATATATTTACAGACACTCAATGAAGTTTTAGGAACTACAAAAGTTAGAGATCAGCATACAC
The sequence above is drawn from the Amycolatopsis camponoti genome and encodes:
- a CDS encoding BrnT family toxin — translated: MEQYFEWDEAKNRKNQKKHDISFETASLVFEDPLRISIQDRHTNGEERWQTIGRVKGVLMLLVAHTIFDEDDCEIIRIISARQVTKAERNKYEHG
- the znuD2 gene encoding TonB-dependent receptor ZnuD2, whose product is MLNKSKLFLALITLGASKILLAAEGPVTTLNTIVLTAQSDELGSELLGKSLNVSNQFIDTSKLKQRSTTLGDALGTELGIHSNQYGGGASAPIIRGQEGKRIKVLQNNADVLDMSNMSPDHAVTVEPSLAKSIEIIRGASTLLYSSNSAAGVVNVIDYKIPTQMPQDGLEGNTTLRFNTGSNEKLTTAGVTVGLSPRVALRAEGLYRNAGNYKTPHYQSSSYNSLEDLENQNIVYKNLKYLPESWAESRLGTLGLSWIDDNTYLGVSYTHRHDEYGLPAHSHLYEGCGASAISINTRISGLKNYLLYYPQLMEEQDINYVNPRPDCHQHNHIHETTFSHNAPYIDLNTRRYDMRGEFTQPFTGIDKIRTSLSYIDYFHNELEGDKITNFFKNTGKVGRIELSHQPLGELTGILGLQYLEQDNSALSPVHSQEGHTTYLDTQQLLNRNVTKNFSVFGLEKYNWNDFTFELGARIEKQKVSMDYDIEKIKDSMKPWPNKYNSPYVEKNNKIRAQNLKSILEAVQPNKETAFSYAGTVHWRFAPNYILSLTGTHQERLPNAQEMYTHGMHLATNSFEIGNRFLRKEKSNNLEISLAYKDDLLDYQISTYYYDFDNYIYLQTLNEVLGTTKVRDQHTLRINHYSQSAANFYGLEGNIGYQFNSVYHGSLFGDYVKGRLTNLPDAVIAYDIWNREPTLAPQKDRYTPRLPPARLGAAKASNFDESLKGEIEYYRVFKQDNISKFEQVTSGYNMLNMTLAYKNKLSHTEYDLFFKANNLLDQKVYAHETFLPYIPQIGRNFSLGLNLNF
- a CDS encoding BrnA antitoxin family protein, translated to MSMVRYSRKELNEKFGEKQDAEIQRLLAKGTVPDDQLDLSDIPEITDWSNAVRQNQFYRPVKQQTSIRLDADVLAWFKAQGKGYQTRMNEILRDAMLKELKNHQ